The genomic window CCTAGCTTTTCGTACGCTCTGCTTCCTTGCTACTACTCTTAGAAGCTTTCGCATGATGTATTCATTATCTATCATAGCGTTTTTCTTGGATGCTTGCCCATAGTCCAAAGATTCGAATGTAGGAATGAATGATATGAGACAAAAAATGGGCCTACCAAGATATAAGGAAGTAACTTCAGCCAAGTTTTAATCAGATAAAAAGAACAGGACTGACCATATAAAAATGATCCTTCCTGTTCTTTATGTTTTTAGTATTTTAGCAAGAAATATTTTTTCTTTCCTCTACGAACAACAGTAAATTGTCCTTCGATCTTGTCAGCATCAGACAGCTCTGCAGCGACATCTTGCATTCGCTCGCCATTGATGTAAATTGCACCATTCTGCACATCTTCTCTAGCTTGACGTTTAGAGGGTTCAATTTTTGCGGCAATAAGCAATTCAACGATGTTCAATGAATCTTCTTTTTGTACTTCATAAGAAGGAACATCCTTAAAGCCTTGAAGGATCTCTTGCGCATTTAGCTCTTTGATTTCTCCGCTGAACAATGCTTTTGAAATTTTTACCGCTTGCTCATACGCCTCTGCTCCATGAACCAAGGTTGTTACTTCTTTTGCCAAGGCCTTTTGAGCCGCACGTTTTTCCGGCGCTTCTGTGAACTCTTTTTCAATTTCAGCAATTTCTTCCATTGTCAAGAAAGTAAAGTATTTCAGGAATTTCATTGCATCTCGGTCATCTGTATTGATCCAAAACTGGTAAAACTCATAAGGAGAGGTTTTGTCTGCATCTAACCAAACCGCATTTCCTTCTGTCTTTCCAAATTTTGTACCATCAGCCTTCGTAATCAAAGGCATGGTCAAACCAAAGCCTTGCACTTCTTTTTCACGACGTAGCAACTCGATTCCAGAGGTAATGTTCCCCCATTGGTCGCTTCCGCCAAGCTGCAACAAGCAACCTTGTGTTTCATATAATTTTAAGAAATCATAGGCTTGAAGCAACTGATAAGCAAACTCCGTATAAGAGATCCCCGTTTCAATTCGACGCTTCACGCTCTCTTTACTCATCATATAATTGATGGTAAAGTTTTTCCCTACATCTCTCAAGAAATCGATTAGAGAGATTTCTCCTAACCAATCATAGTTATTTGCTAGGATTGCCGGATTTGTTTCATCTTCAAAATCAATAAAGCGAGAAAGCTGACCCTTGATACTATCAGACCAGTTCTTCACAGTATCTAGCGTATTCAAGCTACGCTCCGCATCCTTGAAAGATGGATCGCCAATCATCCCTGTGCCGCCACCTACTAAAGCAATCGGTACATGGCCATTCAGCTGAAAACGTCGTAACATCAAAATCGGCAATAAATGGCCGATATGTAAACTGTCAGCTGTCGGGTCAAACCCAATATAAAGCTTGACAGACTCTTCATTCAATTGTTTTTTTAACGCTTCTTCATCGGTCGTTTGATGAACGAGACCGCGTGCCTTCAGCTCATCAAAAAAATCTGTGCTCATTTCTTTTCCTCCCGGACTCATTTTCACGGAGCAATTGCCCTGTCTTCTCATATTAACTGATTCACAGGTCAAATAAAAGATAAAACCTAGCTTTTTCTTCAAGAAATTAAAGATTTTACGATAAAAACCGGAACAACTGTTCATTACTCGTTTTTTTTGCTATAATATCACGGAATATACGAATTGACATACTGAGGTGAAGTTTTTGGACAATCAACAAAATTCGAATCAAAAGAACCATGATTCTCATAAGCTACTCGACAAAAAGAAGACATTCTTTACACTTAATGTCATTATACGGGTGTTAAAAGCTCTTGTTCTATTTGCTGTTATTGCACTCATTTTAGGTGGCTCATTAGGGCTGGGAGTCGGTATGGGATACTTTGCTTCATTAGTAGAAGGAACAGATCCTCCAACGCAAGAAGAGCTACAAAAAGAAATCAGTGACATCACAGAAGTTTCCAAAATGACTTATGCTGATGGCTCTACGATTTCAGCAATCAAATCTGATTTGATTCGAACACGTGTAGATGGTGAGCATATTTCTCAGCTTTTGAAAAATGCAGTGATCGCCACAGAAGATGAATATTTCGAGGAGCATGACGGTGTTGTTCCTAAGGCATTAATCCGTGCTTTACTTTCTGACGTAGCCGGGATTGGCGGCTCTTCTGGGGGCTCAACCTTGACACAGCAGTTGGTAAAACAACAG from Enterococcus sp. 9E7_DIV0242 includes these protein-coding regions:
- the tyrS gene encoding tyrosine--tRNA ligase — protein: MSTDFFDELKARGLVHQTTDEEALKKQLNEESVKLYIGFDPTADSLHIGHLLPILMLRRFQLNGHVPIALVGGGTGMIGDPSFKDAERSLNTLDTVKNWSDSIKGQLSRFIDFEDETNPAILANNYDWLGEISLIDFLRDVGKNFTINYMMSKESVKRRIETGISYTEFAYQLLQAYDFLKLYETQGCLLQLGGSDQWGNITSGIELLRREKEVQGFGLTMPLITKADGTKFGKTEGNAVWLDADKTSPYEFYQFWINTDDRDAMKFLKYFTFLTMEEIAEIEKEFTEAPEKRAAQKALAKEVTTLVHGAEAYEQAVKISKALFSGEIKELNAQEILQGFKDVPSYEVQKEDSLNIVELLIAAKIEPSKRQAREDVQNGAIYINGERMQDVAAELSDADKIEGQFTVVRRGKKKYFLLKY